In the Larus michahellis chromosome 6, bLarMic1.1, whole genome shotgun sequence genome, one interval contains:
- the CUEDC2 gene encoding CUE domain-containing protein 2 isoform X1, with protein MEVERIIRDTLTRFIQSHIPAADLSGMDDVFFSYITGVLEELGSPESSEETFDMDTFVEMMEAYIPGFAEIHSEDVCEMMFSLSERLGEARNKEKPGQKAVESRSEAPSEDLTKGQEPGAGACNRERLFAPTDGAEAQEGDDLKDGVELLLEMFPACTVSQAEKALAMALGNLEEAVQLIVEEKVEIGPAGASVKELARPRRAPNHEELKQVILEKYMMVDSADDQKTHRPAPPKEVRKAVPAHQQFECPLATRFKNFAFCPKSKGAGQRQGPFTEPASQQRGKISLAKVLQGLSVRTIPH; from the exons ATGGAGGTTGAAAGAATCATTCGAGACACACTGACACGCTTCATCCAGTCCCACATCCCTGCAGCAGACCTCAG TGGGATGGatgatgttttcttctcttaTATCACGGGTGTCCTAGAAGAGCTGGGCTCACCAGAGTCCTCCGAGGAGACTTTTGACATGGACACCTTTGTGGAAATGATGGAGGCATATATCCCTGGTTTTGCAGAAATCCACAG TGAAGATGTTTGTGAAATGATGTTCTCCCTCTCAGAAAGGCTTGGTGAAGCTCGCAACAAAG AAAAACCTGGTCAAAAGGCGGTGGAAAGCAGGAGTGAAGCACCCTCTGAAGACCTGACCAAGGGCCAGGAGCCTGGAGCAGGAGCATGCAACAGGGAAAGGCTGTTTGCTCCAACAGACGGCGCCGAGGCCCAG GAAGGCGATGACTTGAAGGATGGGGTGGAGCTGCTACTGGAGATGTTTCCAGCTTGTACCGTGAGCCAGGCAGAGAAGGCACTTGCTATGGCCTTGGGGAACTTGGAGGAGGCAGTGCAGTTAATtgtggaggagaaggtggaaatTGGCCCAGCAGGTGCGAGTGTGAAG GAACTGGCACGGCCCCGCAGAGCGCCCAACCACGAGGAACTAAAACAGGTTATCCTAGAGAA ATACATGATGGTGGATAGTGCAGACGATCAGAAAACACATCGGCCAGCTCCGCCCAAAGAGGTAAGAAAAGCAGTCCCAGCTCACCAGCAGTTTGAATGTCCTTTGGCAACAAGgtttaaaaattttgctttttgtccAAAAAGCAAAGGGGCAGGCCAAAGACAAGGACCATTCACAGAGCCTGCTAGTCAGCAAAGAGGGAAGATTAGCTTAGCTAAGGTGCTGCAGGGTCTGTCAGTTCGTACCATTCCTCACTAG
- the FBXL15 gene encoding F-box/LRR-repeat protein 15 isoform X2, translated as MRCFDSSQIGPAIPRAAFVNLLKDNEVLQQLALQNCADWLTDRELLPVIGQNHHLHQIQLKGCAQLSRHALVAISLSCPNLRRLSLAHCEWVDSLSLRSLADHCKALEAVDLTACRQLKDEAICYLVQKCSRLKSLSLAVNANVGDVAVEEIAKCCPELEHLDLTGCLRVKNDSIRVLAEYCPKLRSLKVKHCHNVAESSLSILRSRGVELDVEPPLQRALVLLQDVVGFAPFINLQI; from the exons ATGCGCTGCTTTGACTCAAGCCAG ATCGGACCTGCCATCCCTAGAGCGGCTTTCGTTAACCTGCTGAAGGACAACGAAGTACTGCAGCAGCTGGCACTCCAGAACTGCGCTGACTGGCTGACGGACAGGGAGCTACTCCCGGTCATTGGGCAGAACCACCACCTGCACCAGATCCAGCTGAAGGGCTGTGCCCAGCTCAGCCGTCATGCGCTGGTGGCCATCTCGCTGAGCTGCCCCAACCTGCGCCGGCTCTCCCTGGCTCATTGTGAGTGGGTGGACAGCCTGTCCCTGCGCAGCCTGGCTGACCACTGCAAGGCGCTGGAGGCTGTGGACCTGACAGCCTGTCGCCAGCTGAAGGACGAGGCCATCTGCTACCTGGTGCAGAAGTGCAGCAGGCTCAAGTCTCTGTCGCTGGCTGTCAATGCCAATGTGGGCGATGTTGCGGTCGAGGAGATTGCCAAGTGCTGCCCTGAGCTGGAGCACCTGGACCTCACAGGGTGTCTGCGAGTCAAGAATGACTCCATCAG GGTCCTGGCTGAGTACTGTCCCAAGCTGCGCTCGCTGAAGGTGAAGCATTGCCACAACGTGGCTGAGTCCAGCCTGAGCATCCTCCGAAGCCGTGGGGTGGAGCTGGACGTGGAGCCTCCTCTGCAGAGGGCTCTCGTTCTCCTGCAGGACGTGGTTGGCTTTGCCCCTTTCATCAACCTCCAGATCTAG
- the FBXL15 gene encoding F-box/LRR-repeat protein 15 isoform X1, producing MMSLTPSRGCLLDLPWEDILVPHILCHLPLQQLLSLQRVSKSFQSLIQLYLANMRCFDSSQIGPAIPRAAFVNLLKDNEVLQQLALQNCADWLTDRELLPVIGQNHHLHQIQLKGCAQLSRHALVAISLSCPNLRRLSLAHCEWVDSLSLRSLADHCKALEAVDLTACRQLKDEAICYLVQKCSRLKSLSLAVNANVGDVAVEEIAKCCPELEHLDLTGCLRVKNDSIRVLAEYCPKLRSLKVKHCHNVAESSLSILRSRGVELDVEPPLQRALVLLQDVVGFAPFINLQI from the exons ATGATGAGTCTGACCCCCTCCAGGGGATGCCTCCTGGACCTGCCCTGGGAAGACATCTTGGTTCCACATATCCTCTGTCATCTGCCactgcagcagctcctgagccTGCAGAGGGTCAGCAAGTCATTCCAGTCTCTCATCCAGCTGTACCTGGCCAACATGCGCTGCTTTGACTCAAGCCAG ATCGGACCTGCCATCCCTAGAGCGGCTTTCGTTAACCTGCTGAAGGACAACGAAGTACTGCAGCAGCTGGCACTCCAGAACTGCGCTGACTGGCTGACGGACAGGGAGCTACTCCCGGTCATTGGGCAGAACCACCACCTGCACCAGATCCAGCTGAAGGGCTGTGCCCAGCTCAGCCGTCATGCGCTGGTGGCCATCTCGCTGAGCTGCCCCAACCTGCGCCGGCTCTCCCTGGCTCATTGTGAGTGGGTGGACAGCCTGTCCCTGCGCAGCCTGGCTGACCACTGCAAGGCGCTGGAGGCTGTGGACCTGACAGCCTGTCGCCAGCTGAAGGACGAGGCCATCTGCTACCTGGTGCAGAAGTGCAGCAGGCTCAAGTCTCTGTCGCTGGCTGTCAATGCCAATGTGGGCGATGTTGCGGTCGAGGAGATTGCCAAGTGCTGCCCTGAGCTGGAGCACCTGGACCTCACAGGGTGTCTGCGAGTCAAGAATGACTCCATCAG GGTCCTGGCTGAGTACTGTCCCAAGCTGCGCTCGCTGAAGGTGAAGCATTGCCACAACGTGGCTGAGTCCAGCCTGAGCATCCTCCGAAGCCGTGGGGTGGAGCTGGACGTGGAGCCTCCTCTGCAGAGGGCTCTCGTTCTCCTGCAGGACGTGGTTGGCTTTGCCCCTTTCATCAACCTCCAGATCTAG
- the CUEDC2 gene encoding CUE domain-containing protein 2 isoform X2: MEVERIIRDTLTRFIQSHIPAADLSGMDDVFFSYITGVLEELGSPESSEETFDMDTFVEMMEAYIPGFAEIHSEDVCEMMFSLSERLGEARNKEKPGQKAVESRSEAPSEDLTKGQEPGAGACNRERLFAPTDGAEAQEGDDLKDGVELLLEMFPACTVSQAEKALAMALGNLEEAVQLIVEEKVEIGPAGASVKELARPRRAPNHEELKQVILEKYMMVDSADDQKTHRPAPPKEAPKKLIRYIDNQVVSTKGERYKDIKKPESEEMKRTYISLKPARKYKFH; the protein is encoded by the exons ATGGAGGTTGAAAGAATCATTCGAGACACACTGACACGCTTCATCCAGTCCCACATCCCTGCAGCAGACCTCAG TGGGATGGatgatgttttcttctcttaTATCACGGGTGTCCTAGAAGAGCTGGGCTCACCAGAGTCCTCCGAGGAGACTTTTGACATGGACACCTTTGTGGAAATGATGGAGGCATATATCCCTGGTTTTGCAGAAATCCACAG TGAAGATGTTTGTGAAATGATGTTCTCCCTCTCAGAAAGGCTTGGTGAAGCTCGCAACAAAG AAAAACCTGGTCAAAAGGCGGTGGAAAGCAGGAGTGAAGCACCCTCTGAAGACCTGACCAAGGGCCAGGAGCCTGGAGCAGGAGCATGCAACAGGGAAAGGCTGTTTGCTCCAACAGACGGCGCCGAGGCCCAG GAAGGCGATGACTTGAAGGATGGGGTGGAGCTGCTACTGGAGATGTTTCCAGCTTGTACCGTGAGCCAGGCAGAGAAGGCACTTGCTATGGCCTTGGGGAACTTGGAGGAGGCAGTGCAGTTAATtgtggaggagaaggtggaaatTGGCCCAGCAGGTGCGAGTGTGAAG GAACTGGCACGGCCCCGCAGAGCGCCCAACCACGAGGAACTAAAACAGGTTATCCTAGAGAA ATACATGATGGTGGATAGTGCAGACGATCAGAAAACACATCGGCCAGCTCCGCCCAAAGAG GCTCCCAAGAAGTTGATCCGCTATATCGATAACCAGGTGGTGAGTACAAAGGGAGAGAGGTACAAAGACATCAAGAAGCCTGAAAGCGAGGAGATGAAGAGAACCTACATCAGCCTCAAACCTGCCAGGAAGTACAAGTTCCACTAA